The DNA segment CTCTAACAGTAGGAGTGTTCCATCTCATGACAGTGCGATTGCACTTTCCTAAGCGCAATGCTTCTAAAGTGCGTCTGTGAAGTCTCCTGGTTCCTGGAATTCCCCTAACCAAGGTTATGTATAGATTGGGACTCCATGCTATCGGGACGCATGCTTTGTACGCTTTGAAACCACTCATCTTATGTCTTCCGACCACCTTAAATCACGTAAAATAAAGcttaataaataatatattaaatcaCGTAAAATAAAGCTTAATAAATAATATACAGCTGAAACAATATTCATGCAAAAAGATTTTAAATTTAGCGATTCTCGAATAAGAAAGCACAATGTAAAACATAACCTTGCAAAATAAAGTCTGCTACAaaagtttgtttaaaaaaaaaaaatctaatcaATAACAGTATTGGTCTTTATAAACCTAACGAAAAGAAAATAAAGCTAAAACGTGTCCTTGATAtttaaatgtttcaaattttaatAAAGTTGGAACAATGGGGTACGGCAATCCAAAAATGATAGCAAAAACGCTCGTCTGTCATGTTCCTCCAGATAAAAACGTGTTGCCACACTGCATGCAGACCCACATGTACCGATCAATGGTGAATGGGGAGTTGATGACTATGCCACCATGGCAGGTCTatagtaccccccccccccccaaaaaaagaAGTTTATACTTAATAGGTTGCATACCCAAAGTAACTTACTAAACTAGAGctaagcagttaatgcggtaaaatatcggatatcggtcaaggaccgatatttgagatatcggttatcgcggtgggatataggtatttttaatatcatgctaaatttatatatatagcaatttaacactaacaattgtaacaagtaagaactgactaagacttaaaacactagcATTTAACAGTAACAAcaaacaattaagacttaaaacactaatagcaacaataagaagaaaaatgaacggtagaaataagaagaatggtattgatatcgggaaaatcggtgatttatcgatcaaatatcggtcctatatcggtcaaatatcggacaATATCGCTGATATTATCGCTACCGATATTCTGACCAATATTTTGTACCGCTATCTCGGCaagggaccgataaccgatatatcactgatatatcggtTGATATATCGGAATATTAACTACATAGAACTAGAGCAAGTCTATAATGATAAGGTCGTCACAAAAAGGCAGTAGCAATTTGGTAACAACAATCAAGTGGTACCTATATGATCAAACCAGTAACAATTAGCCTACGTTTATGAGGCAATAATAATCGAGCAATAGCAATAAGACGATACACAAAAGCAAAAACAACGAGCCAATTAAATACAAGTAGTAAAAAGGTCACTCAATCAAGAAACAAGTGTCTAAAGCTCCTAAAGCCGAAAAGAACCACCATAGTGTTCAACAAGGTCTAGAACGAGCAAGTTGACCCTTAATTAGCATCTCATTTCACATGAGTAAATGACCATAAGTCTCACttgcatagttgtcaatagcgcgCTACTTAGCAGTTAGCGCATAGGTCATATGTCGCCATACAGTATATAGCGATAAGTAGCAacgtttttatttgttttattctttttcatttttttctcaTCTCCACTCCTCAATACCTCATGTTTGGTCTTATAACATGTATTTTCCTCATCTCCACTGCTCGATAACATGTATTTTTATGTTTCTCTACTTTATCGCTAAAACATAAAATAGCGGGCGATATATCATCGCtatcgctatgtagcatataggtagcatagttgttaatggcgaatagcgataaggtacctatatgctacacgGAGAATAGTGATAAATAGCGGGcgactattttataaatagcgacactagaaaaaaattatatgtatattatatcaaaatgcCCTGCTATAtgtgctattttacatgtatatttaacaaaaacctataatccagctattttatggctatatttaattgctatttatatgaaaaaaaatcaTTTAATTGTC comes from the Helianthus annuus cultivar XRQ/B chromosome 4, HanXRQr2.0-SUNRISE, whole genome shotgun sequence genome and includes:
- the LOC110938139 gene encoding 50S ribosomal protein L30, which encodes MSGFKAYKACVPIAWSPNLYITLVRGIPGTRRLHRRTLEALRLGKCNRTVMRWNTPTVRGMLQQVKRLVVIETEEMFKARKENEAKHRAIRPPLVVSHLPAPASVPPQQAA